The DNA region TGTCATCCCAAGCCGAATAATCGGTGGAAGTCACTTGGAGGGTCTCCAGCTCATTTTGCAAAGCTTCCAATGTCCGGATGACATTCAGCCGCATTTCCTGCTCCTCAACCTGTTGATAACGATTGAGAACAATGGCAAATGAGGTGGCATAGAGCACGGCTGTTAAGCTCATCAGTGCTCCGCCAACAATCAGAAGTGTCTTCTGACGCAGCTTCACAGAATTGACACCTTAGGGGAATGAATTAACCTGATTTTTAAAGTGATTATCCATTAATTCAACGTTAGTTTGGCAGGCAGCTCCGCAAATGAGGCGGAACTTCACACCAGCTTTAAATAACAAGGTGAAAAGGCGACGATGCCGTGGAAATACGCAGCCTTAAAGCTGCGGAAACCTGAGGAAAAGCCATAGGAATTGTAGTAAAGCGCCACGAATTTATGGCCAAAAAAACAAATACTTGGGGCACCAGCACTACCGCAAATGGGTCAATGCAACCCAAGTTGTCATGGCGAATCTAGCCGGACAAAAACACGGGGTGAGGAGGTGCTAGTTAGGAGGGTTCCATCAGCGAACGGCTTAGCGCTTCCTCTGCCAATGCTGCCTGACAAGTACTTTAACTTAGGGCAACGTCTCTAACTCGCTGGCTTGGAAATGCCCCTTAAACTTGGGATAAAATTTCACCTGGTACGGTAAATTGGCACTGACAGGTCTCCCTTCCCATTCCTGAACTACCGCTTCCACCGTCCCCTCTAGACCCAGCACATCGAAGGGTTGATTGCGATGTTCTGGGTGATGGTAAACAACAACAGACTTCTTGACACGGACGCGCGTCCCTACCGGAAAAGCTTCAGCATCGTCACTCATAACCTTCAGGCTCTCTCCAAGGCAGCCTGCAACCCAAAAGGGTGCAGGAAATTTTTAGATATTCCAACAATTTTTTATCTTTGCATAGAAGCTGCCGTAAAATTCATGCTGCCAGCTCCAGCTATCTGTTTGAGAAAGGCAGGAACTTTAGACCGGGGGGATGAAAACCTCTGACGCAGGGGGTCGGATGGCTCCGGATGATTGGCCGCCAGTTGCCACCAGCCGATCAAGCCAACTACACTGCCAAGGACTAAGAGCGCTAAGAGCCGGAAGCTGCTGTTCCAGGTTGTCACCAGGGATCGAACTCTGCGAGGGGGTAAACCTGTGAGTTTCACCGCACCCCTATCCGTTGGAACAAGTATGTCTGTCCCCCAAGGCTTTGCCTCTCCTGCGGCAGGTGGGGGTGTCATGCTGGGTGAGGGAGGGGAATGGTTGGCAGAGGAAAAAACGGGGTCAGAAGTAGCCCGCCTACTAGAGGATAGGCTCACCCGCAGCAATACAGCCGAGATATTGTCGTGGCCATTTTTCTGGTTGGCTAAGGTGACTAAACGGGTCATGGCAGTTTCCAGGCTGATCTGATCTTTGAGGACGGGGCTCAAGTATTCAACTCCAAACTGCTCGACCAGATCATCCTCACTCAGACCATCGGAACAGAGGAGCAACAACCCTTCTTCCTCCAGAATGAAACGTTGGAGGCAAGGGCGGAGGAATTCAGCATCTTGCAGCCCCAGAACCTGGGTGAGTTCACCTGCCTCGGGGTGATCGAGGGCTTGACGGTAGGTACCTTGCCCCCATCGCACTGCCTGCACTGCTTGATCATCATCAACGGTTAACCGTTGACAGTTTTCAGGGGTAATCCAGTAACAGCGGCTATCTCCAATATTGATCAGATAGAGTTCATGGGAGTTCTCAATGCCGAGGCTGGGTATTTTCTGTGGCAGTTGCAAGGCCATCAACAGGGTCGTGCCCATGCGTTGTTGAGCCTGTCGTTGCTGGGCATCATTCTGAGCCGCAATGAGATTGTTTACTACCCGCACGATTGCCTCTAACTGCTCCATCACCAGTTCAGGCCGCAGCAGGTCAGGCTGGGCTGCCATCTCAGTTAAGAATGCCCGCACCTGAGGTTTGAGCGCCTGCATTGCCAGAAAGCTGGCAACCTCACCCCGTTCATGGCCTCCGACGCCATCACACACCAGCGCCAGGTGGGGGGTCAGATCCGTTCCTTTGAGTTGCCAGGACTGCCCTCCTGAACGGGACAGTGTCTCTGGGTAGCAACAATCTTCATTATGGGAGCAGTGGCGGCCTGTATCCGTAATGCCCACCACCTCTAAGTGGAGTGGCAATTGAGATGCTTGCTGGATCAACAGTCGGTTGAGGGAGGTACTGAGGGTTTCCAGGGACAGATCGGGATCTTGAAGTTTCCAGGAGAGAGGGGATAAGACTGCTGATGTCATTCCCTCTGGGAAGAGTCCCCGCAGCCATGTACTAGCAAGATCTGATAATCCTAGAGGCACTCCTTGATCTGGGAATAATTCTCGCAGGCGCACC from Neosynechococcus sphagnicola sy1 includes:
- a CDS encoding ferredoxin-thioredoxin reductase variable chain, with the protein product MSDDAEAFPVGTRVRVKKSVVVYHHPEHRNQPFDVLGLEGTVEAVVQEWEGRPVSANLPYQVKFYPKFKGHFQASELETLP
- a CDS encoding protein phosphatase 2C domain-containing protein is translated as MSSSQPLMYCPNSVCPSPLNALGQLMCQGCQSPLIYRYLWVVGEVPKLPAGELVGDRYAVVAPRIWLDTQPAIAPQVPQPLPQTWLPYLYLYPQQLHVPEVYGGYQVGETSVLLLENVPITPKGQLYPAIASAWKLGTPTRQLYWLWQVLQLWLPLRRQGVTASLLDLENVRVEGWRVRLRELFPDQGVPLGLSDLASTWLRGLFPEGMTSAVLSPLSWKLQDPDLSLETLSTSLNRLLIQQASQLPLHLEVVGITDTGRHCSHNEDCCYPETLSRSGGQSWQLKGTDLTPHLALVCDGVGGHERGEVASFLAMQALKPQVRAFLTEMAAQPDLLRPELVMEQLEAIVRVVNNLIAAQNDAQQRQAQQRMGTTLLMALQLPQKIPSLGIENSHELYLINIGDSRCYWITPENCQRLTVDDDQAVQAVRWGQGTYRQALDHPEAGELTQVLGLQDAEFLRPCLQRFILEEEGLLLLCSDGLSEDDLVEQFGVEYLSPVLKDQISLETAMTRLVTLANQKNGHDNISAVLLRVSLSSSRRATSDPVFSSANHSPPSPSMTPPPAAGEAKPWGTDILVPTDRGAVKLTGLPPRRVRSLVTTWNSSFRLLALLVLGSVVGLIGWWQLAANHPEPSDPLRQRFSSPRSKVPAFLKQIAGAGSMNFTAASMQR